The Micropterus dolomieu isolate WLL.071019.BEF.003 ecotype Adirondacks linkage group LG22, ASM2129224v1, whole genome shotgun sequence genome contains a region encoding:
- the myo5c gene encoding unconventional myosin-Vc isoform X3, translating to MEMQSFMPTQARTWETWTLIYLQWQRRLTNRWPETTRTSRSLSVAIGNAKTTRNDNSSRFGKYTEISFDRRYKIIGANMRTYLLEKSRVIFQADNERNYHIFYQMCSCAHLPEFKNLRLLSADKFRYTCMGGEITIEGVDDKKDVEETRRTFSLLGLKEDFQSDVFKVLAAILHLGNVEIRNNGEDKSSVPPSDPHLVVFCELLGVSAEGLVRWLCHRRIILVAETVVKPMPKERAVNARDALAKQIYAHLFDCIINRINTALQVPGKQHAFIGVLDIYGFETFDVNSFEQFCINYANEKLQQQFNLHVFKLEQEEYMKEDIPWTLIDFYDNQPVIDLIEAKMGILDLLDEECLFPQGTDQSWLQKLFNYLDTNPLFEKPRLSNEAFVIQHFADKVEYQCRGFLEKNRDTLYEELVDIMRSSKFPFLANFFQEEEQSTVNSRGVKVRPARPGVKPANKQLRTSVGDKFCSSLSLLMETLNATTPHYVRCIKPNDEKLPFEYDSRRVVQQLRACGVLETIRISAQSYPSRWTYIEFYSRYSILMSHQEADLSDKKQTCRNVLQRLIQDPNQYKFGRTKIFFRAGQVAYLEKLRLDRLRGACVTIQKHVRGWSKRRKYLRMREAAIILQEYIRGKRTVRKTVSAVTLKQGWATVVLQRHWRGYRMRQIYQVVRLASITIQAFTRGWMARKRYKKMMKEQKALVLQKYARAWLVRRRFQTMRRLVLNVQLSYRVQQLRKKIEEQNKENRGLMERLTSLANSNSQTMDRLQRLESQLEKSNNQNASLEAREKKAKEDASLTIAQLQKEIDALSLEKQNLEKRFEASTKEAKESFDQIKRDLLEEKEYEARLRKIAENNIEIQRHDHEKEVETLKEEMKRLKEERVSLQRKLEEGEQVNSDLQEQVIQLTKHVKAIPELRRDLSNLQNQRNSIDRRMKQHSEQARAKMNEIMRQLLGGVVEEEVLLGLSPKNCEKIYEVEDLLEAFDGLQKATRILENHQREQKESYETQVEGLKLKVDHLQNENSKLQNLFQEKSNVNENIREEVSRLSSENSVIPELKLQVSELQRQKQELEAHVEEQSRELADKTEEITNVLQRKINEESSQRRHLEEKAEELEELKRELQGRVEELEEENNHLKRQQLMESEVKSKLRQETSRLTAENMDFEEQLDQKDTLIKKLQNQIRSLEASQKAKQTSTPAIPKDYLGMLEYKREDEPRLIQNIILDLKPKGVAVNMIPNLPAHILFMCIRHADYLNDEAKLKSLMNATIGAVKKVIMSHLKDFELLSFWLSNTYQLLNCLKQYSGEEEFMKQNTPHQKKHCLKNFDLSEHRQILSDLAIHIYHQFITVMEKTIAPAIVPGMLEHESLQGISSMKPTGFRKRSNSIYEDSETYTISSIIQQLTDFHSTMSQHGMEQGLIKQAVKQLFFLVGATTLNNIMLRKDMCSCRKGMQIRCNISYLEEWLKEKDLQSSNAIDNLRPLSQAAWLLQVNKSTDDDAKEITEQCPELNPVQIVKILNSYTPIDDFEKRVTSSFVRKVQSLLQGREGSTQLMLDLDYRFQVTFPYCPSSQALELLQVPSSLHLGFLTRI from the exons ATGGAGATGCAATCATTCATGCCTACTCAGGCCAGAACATGGGAGACATGGACCCTCATATATTTGCAGTGGCAGAGGAGGCTTACAAACAGATGGCcag AAACCACAAGAACCAGTCGATCATTGTCAGTG GCAATAGGAAATGCAAAGACCACCAGGAATGACAACAGCAGccgttttgggaaatacacagAGATCAGCTTTGACAGGAGGTACAAGATCATTGGAGCAAACATGAGGACCTATCTCTTAGAGAAATCCAGAGTCATTTTCCAG GCAGACAATGAGCGAAACTATCACATATTCTACCAGATGTGTTCCTGTGCTCACCTACCAGAGTTCAAGAATCTAAgactgt TGAGTGCAGATAAGTTCCGGTACACCTGCATGGGCGGTGAGATCACCATTGAAGGTGTAGATGACAAGAAAGACGTGGAAGAGACCCGGCGGACCTTCTCACTGCTGG GTTTGAAGGAGGACTTTCAATCAGATGTGTTCAAGGTTTTGGCAGCCATTCTGCATTTGGGAAATGTGGAAATCAGAAACAACGGCGAGGACAAATCATCAGTCCCT CCCAGTGATCCACACCTGGTAGTCTTCTGTGAGTTACTGGGTGTGAGTGCAGAGGGGTTGGTGCGTTGGCTGTGCCATCGGAGGATCATTCTGGTGGCTGAGACGGTGGTGAAGCCGATGCCCAAGGAGCGGGCAGTAAATGCCAGAGATGCCCTAGCCAAGCAGATCTATGCCCATCTGTTTGACTGTATCATTAACAGGATAAACACAGCACTGCAGGTTCCAGGGAAGCAACATGCTTTCATAGGTGTTCTGGACATTTATGG CTTTGAAACATTTGACGTCAACAGCTTTGAGCAGTTTTGTATCAACTATGCAAACGAAAAGCTGCAACAGCAGTTTAACTTG CATGTGTTCAAGCTGGAGCAAGAGGAGTACATGAAAGAGGACATCCCATGGACGTTGATTGATTTCTATGACAATCAGCCGGTCATTGACCTGATTGAAGCGAAGATGGGGATCCTTGACTTGCTTGATGAAGAATGTTTG tTTCCTCAGGGCACCGATCAAAGCTGGCTGCAAAAGCTATTCAACTACCTAGATACCAATCCTCTGTTTGAGAAGCCTAGGCTATCAAATGAGGCATTTGTGATTCAACACTTTGCAGACAAG GTGGAATATCAATGCAGAGGTTTCCTTGAAAAGAACAGAGACACTCTCTATGAAGAGCTGGTTGACATTATGAGAAGCAGTAAG TTTCCTTTTCTGGCCAACTTTTTCCAAGAGGAGGAGCAAAGCACTGTGAATAGTAGAGGTGTCAAAGTGAGGCCTGCCAGGCCTGGAGTGAAACCAGCCAATAAACAGCTGAGAACCTCGGTGGGAGATAAG ttctgcagctccctctcttTACTGATGGAAACACTGAATGCCACCACCCCTCACTATGTGCGCTGCATTAAGCCCAATGATGAAAAGCTCCCATTTGA ATATGACTCCAGGAGAGTGGTGCAGCAGCTGCGAGCCTGTGGAGTCCTTGAAACTATTCGTATCAGTGCACAGAGCTATCCGTCCAG gtGGACGTACATAGAGTTTTACAGCCGATACAGTATCCTAATGTCACATCAGGAGGCGGACCTCAGTGACAAGAAACAGACCTGCAGGAACGTGCTGCAGAGGTTGATCCAG GACCCCAACCAGTACAAGTTTGGTCGGACAAAGATCTTCTTCCGAGCTGGTCAGGTAGCTTATCTCGAGAAGCTGCGCCTAGACCGACTGAGAGGAGCCTGCGTGACCATCCAGAAGCATGTCCGCGGGTGGAGCAAGAGGAGGAAGTACCTGCGCATGAGAGAGGCAGCCATCATCCTCCAAGAGTATATCCGCGGAAAGAGGACAGTCCG TAAAACGGTGAGTGCTGTGACACTGAAGCAGGGCTGGGCAACAGTGGTGCTCCAGAGACATTGGAGAGGTTACCGCATGAGACAGATCTATCAGGTCGTCCGTCTGGCCTCCATCACAATCCAGGCCTTCACACGAGGTTGGATGGCTCGTAAACGGTACAAGAAG ATGATGAAGGAACAGAAAGCCCTGGTTCTACAGAAGTATGCCAGAGCATGGCTGGTACGACGCCGATTTCAAACCATGCGTCGGCTGGTGCTTAACGTACAGCTCTCCTATAGGGTGCAGCAGCTCAGAAAGAAGATTGAAGAGCAG AACAAAGAGAACCGTGGATTGATGGAAAGACTGACAAGCTTGGCCAACTCCAATTCTCAAACCATGGACAGACTTCAGCGTCTGGAGTCACAGCTGGAAAAATCAAACAACCAGAATGCGTCTTTGGAGGCAAGGGAGAAGAAAGCGAAAGAGGACGCTAGTCTG ACAATTGCACAGCTCCAAAAGGAAATAGATGCATTAAGCCTTGAAAAACAGAACTTGGAGAAAAGATTTGAAGCTTCCACCAAAGAAGCCAAAG AGAGTTTTGATCAAATAAAGAGGGATCTTCTGGAAGAGAAAGAATATGAAGCAAGACTTAGAAA AATTGCAGAGAACAACATTGAGATCCAGAGACACGACCATGAGAAGGAAGTGGAAACTCTgaaggaggagatgaagagaTTGAAAGAAGAGAGAGTCAGTCTACAGAGAAAGTTAGAGGAGGGGGAGCAGGTGAACTCTGACCTGCAGGAACAGGTCATCCAGCTCACCAAACATGTTAAAGCCATTCCTGAGCTACGCAGAGATCTCAGCAACCTGCAAAATCAGAGAAATAGCATAGACCGAAGGATGAAGCAACACTCGGAACAAGCAAGAG CTAAAATGAACGAGATTATGAGACAACTTCTGGGTGGTGTTGTTGAAGAGGAGGTTCTTTTGGG GCTCAGTCCCAAGAACTGTGAGAAGATTTATGAAGTTGAAGATTTGCTGGAAGCCTTCGATGGCCTGCAGAAAGCTACCAG AATACTGGAAAACCACCAAAGGGAGCAGAAGGAAAGCTATGAGACCCAAGTGGAGGGCTTGAAATTGAAAGTGGACCACCTCCAAAATGAGAACAGCAAGTTGCAAAACCTGTTCCAGGAGAAAAGTAATGTCAATGAGAATATTCGCGAAGAGGTGTCCAGGCTCAGCAGTGAGAACTCA GTTATACCCGAGCTGAAACTGCAGGtttcagagctgcagagacaaaaacaagaatTGGAGGCCCATGTAGAAGAACAGAGCAGAGAACTAGCAG acaaaactgaggAGATCACTAACGTTCTTCAAAGGAAAATCAACGAAGAGAGCTCGCAACGCAG GCACCTTGAGGAGAAAGCTGAAGAGCTAGAGGAGTTGAAGAGGGAGCTGCAAGGCCGAGTGGAGGAGCTGGAAGAGGAGAATAATCACTTGAAGAGGCAGCAGCTGATGGAGAGCGAGGTCAAGAGCAAACTGAGACAGGAGACTTCACGGTTAACTGCTGAGAATATG gACTTTGAAGAGCAGCTCGACCAGAAAGACACATTGATAAAGAAACTCCAGAATCAAATAAGGAGCCTTGAAGCATCACAGAAAG CAAAGCAAACGTCTACGCCTGCCATTCCCAAAGATTATCTTGGCATGTTGGAGTACAAGAGAGAGGATGAACCCAGGCTCATTCAAAACATTATTCTGG ACCTGAAGCCCAAAGGCGTGGCGGTCAATATGATCCCCAATCTGCCGGCTCACATTCTCTTCATGTGCATCCGCCACGCTGACTACCTGAACGATGAAGCCAAACTCAAGTCTCTTATGAATGCGACCATTGGTGCTGTCAAAAAGGTCATCATG agtCACTTAAAAGACTTTGAGTTGCTTTCATTTTGGCTGTCAAACACGTATCAGCTGCTCAACTGTCTGAAGCAGTACAGCGGAGAGGAG GAGTTCATGAAACAAAATACTCCTCACCAGAAAAAGCACTGCTTGAAGAATTTTGATTtgtcagaacacagacagattCTCAGTGACTTGGCCATCCACATCTACCATCAGTTTATCACGGTCATGGAAAAGACTATCGCTCCTGCAATCG TTCCCGGCATGTTGGAGCACGAGAGTTTACAGGGGATTTCGAGCATGAAGCCGACAGGTTTCAGGAAGCGTTCCAACAGCATCTACGAGGACTCTGAGACATACACCATCTCCTCCATCATTCAGCAGCTCACTGACTTCCACTCCACCATGAGCCAGCATGGCATGGAGCAGGGCCTCATCAAACAGGCTGTCAAGCAACTGTTCTTCCTAGTTGGTGCGACCACCCTCAACAACATCATGCTCCGTAAAGATATGTGTTCCTGCAGGAAAGGAATGCAAATCAG GTGCAACATCAGTTACCTGGAGGAATGGCTGAAGGAGAAGGATCTGCAAAGCTCTAATGCTATAGACAATTTGAGGCCGTTGTCTCAGGCCGCCTGGCTTCTGCAAGTCAATAAGTCCACTGATGACGACGCCAAGGAGATCACTGAACAATGTCCTGAACTCAACCCCGTTCAG ATTGTCAAAATTTTGAACTCCTACACACCCATTGATGATTTTGAGAAAAGGGTGACGTCGTCATTTGTCCGCAAAGTCCAG TCCTTACTACAAGGTCGTGAAGGGTCCACACAGCTGATGCTGGACTTAGACTATCGTTTCCAGGTCACGTTTCCCTACTGCCCGTCCTCGCAGGCTCTGGAGCTGCTGCAGGTCCCGAGCAGCCTTCATCTGGGTTTCCTAACCAGGATCTGA
- the myo5c gene encoding unconventional myosin-Vc isoform X4: MGGEITIEGVDDKKDVEETRRTFSLLGLKEDFQSDVFKVLAAILHLGNVEIRNNGEDKSSVPPSDPHLVVFCELLGVSAEGLVRWLCHRRIILVAETVVKPMPKERAVNARDALAKQIYAHLFDCIINRINTALQVPGKQHAFIGVLDIYGFETFDVNSFEQFCINYANEKLQQQFNLHVFKLEQEEYMKEDIPWTLIDFYDNQPVIDLIEAKMGILDLLDEECLFPQGTDQSWLQKLFNYLDTNPLFEKPRLSNEAFVIQHFADKVEYQCRGFLEKNRDTLYEELVDIMRSSKFPFLANFFQEEEQSTVNSRGVKVRPARPGVKPANKQLRTSVGDKFCSSLSLLMETLNATTPHYVRCIKPNDEKLPFEYDSRRVVQQLRACGVLETIRISAQSYPSRWTYIEFYSRYSILMSHQEADLSDKKQTCRNVLQRLIQDPNQYKFGRTKIFFRAGQVAYLEKLRLDRLRGACVTIQKHVRGWSKRRKYLRMREAAIILQEYIRGKRTVRKTVSAVTLKQGWATVVLQRHWRGYRMRQIYQVVRLASITIQAFTRGWMARKRYKKMMKEQKALVLQKYARAWLVRRRFQTMRRLVLNVQLSYRVQQLRKKIEEQNKENRGLMERLTSLANSNSQTMDRLQRLESQLEKSNNQNASLEAREKKAKEDASLTIAQLQKEIDALSLEKQNLEKRFEASTKEAKESFDQIKRDLLEEKEYEARLRKIAENNIEIQRHDHEKEVETLKEEMKRLKEERVSLQRKLEEGEQVNSDLQEQVIQLTKHVKAIPELRRDLSNLQNQRNSIDRRMKQHSEQARAKMNEIMRQLLGGVVEEEVLLGLSPKNCEKIYEVEDLLEAFDGLQKATRILENHQREQKESYETQVEGLKLKVDHLQNENSKLQNLFQEKSNVNENIREEVSRLSSENSVIPELKLQVSELQRQKQELEAHVEEQSRELADKTEEITNVLQRKINEESSQRRHLEEKAEELEELKRELQGRVEELEEENNHLKRQQLMESEVKSKLRQETSRLTAENMDFEEQLDQKDTLIKKLQNQIRSLEASQKAKQTSTPAIPKDYLGMLEYKREDEPRLIQNIILDLKPKGVAVNMIPNLPAHILFMCIRHADYLNDEAKLKSLMNATIGAVKKVIMSHLKDFELLSFWLSNTYQLLNCLKQYSGEEEFMKQNTPHQKKHCLKNFDLSEHRQILSDLAIHIYHQFITVMEKTIAPAIVPGMLEHESLQGISSMKPTGFRKRSNSIYEDSETYTISSIIQQLTDFHSTMSQHGMEQGLIKQAVKQLFFLVGATTLNNIMLRKDMCSCRKGMQIRCNISYLEEWLKEKDLQSSNAIDNLRPLSQAAWLLQVNKSTDDDAKEITEQCPELNPVQIVKILNSYTPIDDFEKRVTSSFVRKVQSLLQGREGSTQLMLDLDYRFQVTFPYCPSSQALELLQVPSSLHLGFLTRI; encoded by the exons ATGGGCGGTGAGATCACCATTGAAGGTGTAGATGACAAGAAAGACGTGGAAGAGACCCGGCGGACCTTCTCACTGCTGG GTTTGAAGGAGGACTTTCAATCAGATGTGTTCAAGGTTTTGGCAGCCATTCTGCATTTGGGAAATGTGGAAATCAGAAACAACGGCGAGGACAAATCATCAGTCCCT CCCAGTGATCCACACCTGGTAGTCTTCTGTGAGTTACTGGGTGTGAGTGCAGAGGGGTTGGTGCGTTGGCTGTGCCATCGGAGGATCATTCTGGTGGCTGAGACGGTGGTGAAGCCGATGCCCAAGGAGCGGGCAGTAAATGCCAGAGATGCCCTAGCCAAGCAGATCTATGCCCATCTGTTTGACTGTATCATTAACAGGATAAACACAGCACTGCAGGTTCCAGGGAAGCAACATGCTTTCATAGGTGTTCTGGACATTTATGG CTTTGAAACATTTGACGTCAACAGCTTTGAGCAGTTTTGTATCAACTATGCAAACGAAAAGCTGCAACAGCAGTTTAACTTG CATGTGTTCAAGCTGGAGCAAGAGGAGTACATGAAAGAGGACATCCCATGGACGTTGATTGATTTCTATGACAATCAGCCGGTCATTGACCTGATTGAAGCGAAGATGGGGATCCTTGACTTGCTTGATGAAGAATGTTTG tTTCCTCAGGGCACCGATCAAAGCTGGCTGCAAAAGCTATTCAACTACCTAGATACCAATCCTCTGTTTGAGAAGCCTAGGCTATCAAATGAGGCATTTGTGATTCAACACTTTGCAGACAAG GTGGAATATCAATGCAGAGGTTTCCTTGAAAAGAACAGAGACACTCTCTATGAAGAGCTGGTTGACATTATGAGAAGCAGTAAG TTTCCTTTTCTGGCCAACTTTTTCCAAGAGGAGGAGCAAAGCACTGTGAATAGTAGAGGTGTCAAAGTGAGGCCTGCCAGGCCTGGAGTGAAACCAGCCAATAAACAGCTGAGAACCTCGGTGGGAGATAAG ttctgcagctccctctcttTACTGATGGAAACACTGAATGCCACCACCCCTCACTATGTGCGCTGCATTAAGCCCAATGATGAAAAGCTCCCATTTGA ATATGACTCCAGGAGAGTGGTGCAGCAGCTGCGAGCCTGTGGAGTCCTTGAAACTATTCGTATCAGTGCACAGAGCTATCCGTCCAG gtGGACGTACATAGAGTTTTACAGCCGATACAGTATCCTAATGTCACATCAGGAGGCGGACCTCAGTGACAAGAAACAGACCTGCAGGAACGTGCTGCAGAGGTTGATCCAG GACCCCAACCAGTACAAGTTTGGTCGGACAAAGATCTTCTTCCGAGCTGGTCAGGTAGCTTATCTCGAGAAGCTGCGCCTAGACCGACTGAGAGGAGCCTGCGTGACCATCCAGAAGCATGTCCGCGGGTGGAGCAAGAGGAGGAAGTACCTGCGCATGAGAGAGGCAGCCATCATCCTCCAAGAGTATATCCGCGGAAAGAGGACAGTCCG TAAAACGGTGAGTGCTGTGACACTGAAGCAGGGCTGGGCAACAGTGGTGCTCCAGAGACATTGGAGAGGTTACCGCATGAGACAGATCTATCAGGTCGTCCGTCTGGCCTCCATCACAATCCAGGCCTTCACACGAGGTTGGATGGCTCGTAAACGGTACAAGAAG ATGATGAAGGAACAGAAAGCCCTGGTTCTACAGAAGTATGCCAGAGCATGGCTGGTACGACGCCGATTTCAAACCATGCGTCGGCTGGTGCTTAACGTACAGCTCTCCTATAGGGTGCAGCAGCTCAGAAAGAAGATTGAAGAGCAG AACAAAGAGAACCGTGGATTGATGGAAAGACTGACAAGCTTGGCCAACTCCAATTCTCAAACCATGGACAGACTTCAGCGTCTGGAGTCACAGCTGGAAAAATCAAACAACCAGAATGCGTCTTTGGAGGCAAGGGAGAAGAAAGCGAAAGAGGACGCTAGTCTG ACAATTGCACAGCTCCAAAAGGAAATAGATGCATTAAGCCTTGAAAAACAGAACTTGGAGAAAAGATTTGAAGCTTCCACCAAAGAAGCCAAAG AGAGTTTTGATCAAATAAAGAGGGATCTTCTGGAAGAGAAAGAATATGAAGCAAGACTTAGAAA AATTGCAGAGAACAACATTGAGATCCAGAGACACGACCATGAGAAGGAAGTGGAAACTCTgaaggaggagatgaagagaTTGAAAGAAGAGAGAGTCAGTCTACAGAGAAAGTTAGAGGAGGGGGAGCAGGTGAACTCTGACCTGCAGGAACAGGTCATCCAGCTCACCAAACATGTTAAAGCCATTCCTGAGCTACGCAGAGATCTCAGCAACCTGCAAAATCAGAGAAATAGCATAGACCGAAGGATGAAGCAACACTCGGAACAAGCAAGAG CTAAAATGAACGAGATTATGAGACAACTTCTGGGTGGTGTTGTTGAAGAGGAGGTTCTTTTGGG GCTCAGTCCCAAGAACTGTGAGAAGATTTATGAAGTTGAAGATTTGCTGGAAGCCTTCGATGGCCTGCAGAAAGCTACCAG AATACTGGAAAACCACCAAAGGGAGCAGAAGGAAAGCTATGAGACCCAAGTGGAGGGCTTGAAATTGAAAGTGGACCACCTCCAAAATGAGAACAGCAAGTTGCAAAACCTGTTCCAGGAGAAAAGTAATGTCAATGAGAATATTCGCGAAGAGGTGTCCAGGCTCAGCAGTGAGAACTCA GTTATACCCGAGCTGAAACTGCAGGtttcagagctgcagagacaaaaacaagaatTGGAGGCCCATGTAGAAGAACAGAGCAGAGAACTAGCAG acaaaactgaggAGATCACTAACGTTCTTCAAAGGAAAATCAACGAAGAGAGCTCGCAACGCAG GCACCTTGAGGAGAAAGCTGAAGAGCTAGAGGAGTTGAAGAGGGAGCTGCAAGGCCGAGTGGAGGAGCTGGAAGAGGAGAATAATCACTTGAAGAGGCAGCAGCTGATGGAGAGCGAGGTCAAGAGCAAACTGAGACAGGAGACTTCACGGTTAACTGCTGAGAATATG gACTTTGAAGAGCAGCTCGACCAGAAAGACACATTGATAAAGAAACTCCAGAATCAAATAAGGAGCCTTGAAGCATCACAGAAAG CAAAGCAAACGTCTACGCCTGCCATTCCCAAAGATTATCTTGGCATGTTGGAGTACAAGAGAGAGGATGAACCCAGGCTCATTCAAAACATTATTCTGG ACCTGAAGCCCAAAGGCGTGGCGGTCAATATGATCCCCAATCTGCCGGCTCACATTCTCTTCATGTGCATCCGCCACGCTGACTACCTGAACGATGAAGCCAAACTCAAGTCTCTTATGAATGCGACCATTGGTGCTGTCAAAAAGGTCATCATG agtCACTTAAAAGACTTTGAGTTGCTTTCATTTTGGCTGTCAAACACGTATCAGCTGCTCAACTGTCTGAAGCAGTACAGCGGAGAGGAG GAGTTCATGAAACAAAATACTCCTCACCAGAAAAAGCACTGCTTGAAGAATTTTGATTtgtcagaacacagacagattCTCAGTGACTTGGCCATCCACATCTACCATCAGTTTATCACGGTCATGGAAAAGACTATCGCTCCTGCAATCG TTCCCGGCATGTTGGAGCACGAGAGTTTACAGGGGATTTCGAGCATGAAGCCGACAGGTTTCAGGAAGCGTTCCAACAGCATCTACGAGGACTCTGAGACATACACCATCTCCTCCATCATTCAGCAGCTCACTGACTTCCACTCCACCATGAGCCAGCATGGCATGGAGCAGGGCCTCATCAAACAGGCTGTCAAGCAACTGTTCTTCCTAGTTGGTGCGACCACCCTCAACAACATCATGCTCCGTAAAGATATGTGTTCCTGCAGGAAAGGAATGCAAATCAG GTGCAACATCAGTTACCTGGAGGAATGGCTGAAGGAGAAGGATCTGCAAAGCTCTAATGCTATAGACAATTTGAGGCCGTTGTCTCAGGCCGCCTGGCTTCTGCAAGTCAATAAGTCCACTGATGACGACGCCAAGGAGATCACTGAACAATGTCCTGAACTCAACCCCGTTCAG ATTGTCAAAATTTTGAACTCCTACACACCCATTGATGATTTTGAGAAAAGGGTGACGTCGTCATTTGTCCGCAAAGTCCAG TCCTTACTACAAGGTCGTGAAGGGTCCACACAGCTGATGCTGGACTTAGACTATCGTTTCCAGGTCACGTTTCCCTACTGCCCGTCCTCGCAGGCTCTGGAGCTGCTGCAGGTCCCGAGCAGCCTTCATCTGGGTTTCCTAACCAGGATCTGA